A genomic window from Cupriavidus metallidurans CH34 includes:
- a CDS encoding LysR substrate-binding domain-containing protein: MSTLRAFEATARTGSVTRAAEELFRTHGAVSRQLRQLQEHAGVELFEREGTGLRLNEHGQALYEVVRTALDQLEQGYGRLLDQARGPTLHVACSATFAMRWLVPELVDFYRLRPDIRIRLSMTSAREIRTEGADVVIAWDLSSYPAAERQRAIPLAPVAFGPVCAPAYAPEVATGARITHDFTSSAWDQWEALTGHHIAPGAGLTFPHTHLCIQAALSGLGVALIEQRLIQAELAAGTLVAPFGFTAFGGGLMAVPATRDVPADADVFIAWLQRRLLPPVDSRAPRQAGQTGA; this comes from the coding sequence ATGTCAACCTTGCGCGCGTTCGAGGCCACGGCCCGTACGGGCTCCGTGACCCGCGCCGCCGAAGAGCTATTTCGCACGCACGGTGCAGTCAGCCGGCAGTTGCGCCAACTGCAGGAACATGCGGGCGTGGAGCTATTCGAGCGCGAGGGGACCGGCCTGCGCCTGAACGAGCACGGCCAGGCGCTCTATGAGGTGGTACGCACGGCGCTGGACCAACTCGAACAAGGTTACGGTCGTCTGCTCGACCAAGCGCGCGGGCCGACGCTGCACGTGGCATGTAGCGCGACCTTCGCAATGCGCTGGCTGGTACCCGAATTGGTCGATTTCTATCGGCTGCGGCCCGATATCCGTATCCGGCTCTCGATGACATCGGCGCGCGAGATCCGCACCGAAGGCGCAGACGTGGTAATTGCCTGGGACCTGTCGTCGTACCCCGCCGCCGAACGGCAACGCGCGATCCCGTTGGCGCCGGTCGCCTTCGGCCCGGTCTGCGCGCCCGCCTATGCACCGGAAGTGGCCACCGGCGCGCGCATCACGCACGATTTCACATCGAGCGCTTGGGACCAGTGGGAAGCGCTGACCGGTCACCACATCGCACCCGGCGCAGGGTTGACGTTTCCGCACACGCATCTTTGCATCCAGGCCGCCCTGTCGGGGCTGGGCGTGGCGCTGATCGAACAACGGCTGATCCAGGCGGAACTGGCAGCAGGCACCCTCGTGGCACCCTTCGGATTCACCGCGTTTGGCGGCGGTCTGATGGCGGTCCCGGCCACGCGAGACGTGCCGGCCGATGCCGACGTGTTTATCGCGTGGCTGCAGCGTCGGCTATTGCCGCCGGTCGACTCTCGCGCCCCGCGACAGGCAGGACAAACCGGAGCGTAG
- the eno gene encoding phosphopyruvate hydratase, translating into MSKVAEIRGLEVLDSRGNPTVEVEVVLDDGAVGRAIVPSGASTGAREAVELRDADPRRYLGRGVLRAVQAVNTELCEALLGRDAGDQPEIDTIMIDLDGTPDKRRLGANALLGVSLAVAHAAAMSNGLPLFAYLGGERASLLPVPLINVINGGAHADNALDFQEFMIVPAGAPTFTEAVRASAEVFHTLRAMLKAAGYTTNVGDEGGFAPEFHAAEEALDILVAAIAKAGYRPGEDIALAIDPAASELYVNGSYVYQGEGVERSREEQVAYLVRLADRYPIVSIEDGMAEDDAMGWQLLTRQLGKRCQLVGDDVFCTHPTLLRQGVEQGMANAILVKANQIGTLSEMRETVRVAHGYAYSAVMSHRSGETEDVTIADLAVALRCGQIKTGSMSRADRTAKYNRLLRIERELGSRAEYAGALLRRR; encoded by the coding sequence ATGAGCAAGGTGGCTGAGATCCGGGGGCTGGAGGTGCTCGATAGTCGGGGGAATCCGACGGTGGAGGTGGAGGTCGTGCTCGACGACGGTGCGGTAGGCCGTGCCATTGTGCCGTCGGGGGCATCGACCGGCGCGCGCGAGGCCGTGGAGTTGCGCGATGCCGATCCGCGACGCTATTTGGGGCGAGGCGTGTTGCGGGCGGTTCAGGCCGTCAACACCGAGTTGTGTGAGGCACTGCTCGGGCGTGATGCCGGTGACCAACCCGAGATCGACACGATCATGATCGACCTCGACGGCACCCCGGATAAGCGTCGGCTTGGCGCCAATGCGTTGCTCGGCGTGTCCCTGGCCGTGGCTCACGCGGCTGCGATGTCGAATGGTCTGCCGCTGTTCGCCTATCTTGGCGGAGAGCGCGCTTCGTTGCTGCCCGTGCCGCTGATCAACGTGATCAATGGTGGAGCCCATGCCGACAATGCGCTCGATTTTCAGGAATTCATGATCGTGCCTGCCGGGGCACCGACCTTTACCGAGGCGGTACGTGCCAGCGCGGAGGTTTTCCATACGCTACGCGCCATGCTGAAGGCTGCCGGCTACACCACCAACGTGGGCGACGAGGGTGGCTTCGCGCCCGAATTTCACGCTGCCGAGGAGGCGTTGGACATTCTGGTCGCAGCCATCGCCAAGGCAGGCTATCGCCCCGGCGAGGACATCGCGCTGGCCATCGACCCTGCCGCCAGCGAGCTATATGTCAATGGCAGCTATGTCTATCAGGGCGAGGGCGTCGAGCGCTCGCGCGAGGAGCAGGTGGCCTATCTGGTACGCCTCGCGGACCGCTATCCGATTGTTTCGATCGAGGATGGCATGGCGGAAGACGATGCGATGGGCTGGCAATTGCTGACGCGGCAGCTCGGCAAGCGGTGCCAGCTTGTTGGCGACGATGTGTTCTGCACACATCCGACCTTGCTGAGGCAGGGGGTAGAGCAGGGCATGGCCAACGCCATCCTGGTCAAGGCCAACCAGATCGGCACGCTGAGCGAGATGCGCGAGACGGTTCGCGTGGCCCATGGTTACGCGTATTCGGCCGTGATGTCGCATCGTTCGGGTGAAACCGAGGATGTGACGATCGCCGACCTTGCTGTGGCGCTGCGATGCGGGCAGATCAAGACGGGGTCGATGTCGCGCGCGGATCGCACTGCCAAGTACAACCGCCTGCTGCGCATCGAGCGCGAGCTTGGGTCGCGTGCCGAGTACGCGGGCGCATTGCTGCGGCGCCGCTAG